The Aptenodytes patagonicus chromosome 28, bAptPat1.pri.cur, whole genome shotgun sequence genome includes a window with the following:
- the LOC143171586 gene encoding olfactory receptor 14A16-like, with product MSNGSSTTEFLLLAFTDTQELQLLTFWLFLGIHLAALRGNGIIITAVVYDHRLHTSMYFCLLTLSRRDLGSISTTLPKAMAYSLWDTRAISYPGCAAQLFLLVFFISADCSLLTAMAYDCYVAICKPLHYGTLLSSRACVHVAAAVWGSGFLYAVLHTANTFSLPLCQGNALDQFFCEIPQILRLSCSESDYLREVGLLVLSACLAFGCFVFIVLSYVQIFRAVLRIPSELGQHKAFSTCPPHLAVVSLFFSTAVSAYLKPPSIAAPSLDLVVSFLYSVVPPAVNPLIYSMRNQELKDALWKLAQWALFHWQYPASPSLHISQNLS from the coding sequence atgtccaacggcagctccaccaccgagttcctcctcctggcattcacagacacacaggagctgcagctcttgaccttctggctcttcctgggcatccacCTGGCTGCCCTCCGGGGCAATGGCATCATCATCACCGCTGTAGTCTATGACCACCGACTCCATACCTCCATGTACTTCTGCCTCCTTACCCTCTCCCGCcgcgacctgggctccatctccaccactctccccaaagccatggcctaTTCTCtgtgggacaccagggccatctcctacccaggatgtgctgcccagctctttctgttagTCTTCTTTATCTCAGCAGACTGTTCTCTCCTCACTGCCATGGCCTATGActgctacgttgccatctgcaaacccctgcactacgggaccctgctgagcagcagagcttgtgtccacgtggcagcagctgtctggggcagtgggtttttGTATGCCGTGCTTCacactgccaatacattttcactaccactctgtcaaggcaatgccctggaccagttcttctgtgaaatcccccagatcctcaggctctcctgctcagagtcagactacctcagggaggttgggcttcttgtgcttagtgcctgtttagcatttgggtgttttgttttcattgtgctgtcctacgtgcagatcttcagggccgtgctgaggatcccctccgagctgggacagcataaagccttttccacgtgcccccctcacctggctgtcgtctccctgtttttcagcactgcagtgtctgcctacctgaagcccccctccattgctgccccatccctggacctggtggtgtcatttctgtactcggtggtgcctccagcagtgaacccgctcatctacagcatgaggaatcaggagctcaaggatgccctatggaaactggcacaatgggcactgtttcactggcaataccctgcctccccttctctgcacatttcccagaatttatcttag